The following coding sequences lie in one Maribacter forsetii DSM 18668 genomic window:
- a CDS encoding TPM domain-containing protein — MSRVEDFLSATEEQEVVEAILKAEKNTSGEIRVHIEGHTRKDHYERAKEVFHLLKMDNTKQENGVLIYVAVTDKKFVICGDKGIDKVVPKDFWQTTRNSIQTHFEKGAFKDGLVAGVLKAGEELRSHFPWQSDDTNELSNEISKG; from the coding sequence ATGTCTAGAGTAGAAGATTTTTTATCGGCAACAGAAGAACAAGAGGTAGTAGAGGCTATTCTTAAGGCTGAAAAAAATACTTCTGGGGAAATTAGGGTACATATTGAGGGTCATACCAGAAAAGACCATTACGAGCGCGCTAAAGAGGTTTTTCATTTATTGAAAATGGATAACACTAAGCAAGAAAACGGCGTATTGATTTATGTTGCCGTAACCGACAAGAAGTTTGTTATATGTGGTGACAAAGGTATAGATAAGGTCGTACCCAAAGATTTTTGGCAAACCACTAGAAATAGTATTCAAACACATTTTGAAAAGGGAGCTTTTAAAGACGGACTCGTTGCCGGGGTTTTAAAAGCTGGCGAAGAATTAAGAAGTCATTTTCCTTGGCAATCAGATGACACCAACGAATTAAGCAATGAGATATCTAAAGGTTAG
- the der gene encoding ribosome biogenesis GTPase Der: MGAIVAIVGRPNVGKSTFFNRLIQRREAIVDAVSGVTRDRHYGKSDWNGKEFSIIDTGGYVVGSDDVFEKEIDRQVELAIEEADAIIFMVDVETGVTGMDEDVAKLLRRVKKPVFLAVNKVDNAKRAEDAVEFYSLGLGEYFTLSSINGGGSGELLDALVEKLPDVVEEESDLPRFAVVGRPNAGKSSFINALIGEDRYIVTDIAGTTRDSIDTKYNRFGFEFNLVDTAGIRRKAKVKEDLEFYSVMRSVRAIEHCDVCILMLDATRGFDGQVENIFWLAQRNHKGIVILVNKWDLVEDKETNTIKHYTDKIKKAIEPFTDVPILFVSVLTKQRIFKAIETAVEVYNNRNKKIITRKFNETMLPIIENYPPPAYKGKFVKIKFCTQLPTPYPQFAFFCNLPQYVREPYKRYLENKIREEYDFSGVPITVFMRKK; the protein is encoded by the coding sequence ATGGGTGCTATTGTTGCCATTGTAGGGAGACCTAATGTAGGAAAATCAACATTTTTTAATAGATTAATTCAAAGACGCGAGGCTATTGTTGATGCCGTTAGCGGTGTTACTCGTGATCGCCATTATGGTAAGAGTGATTGGAACGGTAAAGAGTTTTCAATTATCGATACCGGCGGATATGTTGTTGGTAGTGATGATGTCTTTGAGAAGGAAATTGATAGGCAAGTTGAATTGGCAATTGAAGAAGCTGATGCCATAATATTTATGGTAGATGTGGAGACCGGGGTAACCGGTATGGATGAAGATGTGGCTAAATTATTAAGACGTGTTAAAAAGCCAGTTTTTTTAGCGGTCAATAAAGTAGATAATGCTAAAAGAGCGGAAGATGCGGTTGAATTTTATTCTTTAGGTCTTGGTGAGTATTTTACACTGTCCAGTATAAATGGTGGTGGATCTGGGGAACTGCTAGATGCTTTGGTGGAAAAATTGCCAGATGTAGTTGAGGAAGAAAGTGACTTGCCAAGGTTTGCGGTAGTTGGTAGACCCAACGCAGGAAAGTCTTCATTCATCAATGCTTTGATTGGTGAGGATAGATATATAGTAACGGATATCGCCGGTACTACAAGAGATAGTATCGATACTAAATATAATAGATTCGGATTTGAATTTAACCTCGTAGATACAGCAGGTATTCGTCGTAAGGCGAAGGTGAAGGAAGATTTAGAATTTTATTCTGTAATGCGTTCCGTAAGAGCGATTGAGCATTGCGATGTCTGTATTTTAATGTTGGATGCTACAAGGGGATTTGATGGTCAAGTAGAAAATATATTTTGGCTTGCTCAGCGTAACCATAAAGGAATAGTAATTCTTGTGAATAAGTGGGATTTGGTCGAGGATAAAGAGACCAATACCATAAAACACTATACCGATAAAATTAAAAAAGCCATTGAGCCATTTACAGATGTGCCTATTCTTTTTGTTTCTGTATTAACAAAGCAACGTATTTTTAAGGCAATAGAGACTGCAGTTGAGGTGTACAATAATCGTAATAAAAAGATTATTACACGTAAGTTCAATGAAACGATGTTGCCAATAATTGAAAATTATCCGCCACCGGCATATAAAGGGAAGTTTGTTAAGATTAAATTCTGTACGCAATTACCAACTCCGTATCCGCAGTTTGCATTCTTTTGTAACCTGCCACAATATGTGCGTGAGCCATATAAGCGTTATCTAGAGAATAAAATTCGTGAAGAATATGATTTCTCTGGTGTGCCTATCACTGTATTTATGAGAAAGAAGTAA
- the era gene encoding GTPase Era gives MADHKAGFVNIIGNPNVGKSTLMNAFVGEKLSIITSKAQTTRHRILGIVNGDDFQMILSDTPGIIKPAYQLQSSMMDFVKSAFEDADVLLYMVEIGEKALKDEAFFEKIKNSKIPVLLLLNKVDTATQELLEEQVQYWQEMLPSVELHPISALSNFNVKGVFERIIELLPMSPAYYPKDQLTDKPERFFVNETIREKILLNYKKEIPYAVEIETEEFFEDEDIIRMRAVIMVERDSQKGIIIGHKGSALKRVGVEARKDLEKFFGKQVHIELYVKVNKNWRSNSRQLKRFGYNK, from the coding sequence ATGGCAGATCATAAGGCAGGCTTCGTAAATATTATTGGTAATCCTAATGTTGGTAAATCAACTTTGATGAATGCTTTTGTGGGTGAGAAATTATCCATAATAACATCAAAGGCACAAACAACAAGGCACCGTATTTTAGGTATTGTAAACGGAGATGATTTTCAGATGATTTTGTCTGATACTCCAGGTATCATAAAACCTGCATATCAGCTTCAAAGTAGTATGATGGATTTTGTGAAATCTGCTTTTGAAGATGCCGATGTACTTTTGTATATGGTTGAAATAGGAGAGAAGGCATTGAAAGATGAGGCTTTCTTTGAGAAAATTAAAAATAGTAAAATTCCTGTTTTATTGTTGTTGAACAAAGTAGATACTGCTACGCAAGAATTGTTGGAAGAGCAGGTTCAGTATTGGCAAGAAATGTTACCTAGTGTAGAGTTGCATCCTATATCTGCATTATCTAATTTTAATGTTAAAGGTGTTTTTGAGCGTATTATAGAATTATTGCCAATGTCACCGGCATATTATCCTAAAGACCAATTAACGGATAAGCCGGAACGTTTTTTTGTAAATGAAACTATACGCGAGAAAATCTTATTGAACTACAAAAAGGAAATTCCTTATGCAGTTGAAATAGAAACGGAGGAGTTTTTTGAAGATGAGGATATTATTCGCATGCGTGCCGTAATTATGGTAGAGCGCGATTCTCAAAAAGGTATTATTATTGGTCATAAAGGCTCAGCTTTAAAACGCGTAGGTGTAGAAGCAAGAAAAGATTTAGAAAAATTCTTCGGCAAACAAGTTCATATAGAATTATATGTAAAAGTGAACAAAAATTGGCGCAGCAATTCGCGTCAATTAAAGCGGTTTGGATATAATAAATAG
- a CDS encoding MerR family transcriptional regulator, producing the protein MQIELPEKRYYGIGEVARAFGVNASLIRFWEKEFDVLQPKKNAKGNRKFTPQDIKNLQLIYHLVKERGFTLDGAKTHLKEEKQKTLSNFDIIQKLERVKTELNKIKDQL; encoded by the coding sequence ATGCAGATAGAACTCCCTGAAAAAAGATATTATGGTATTGGCGAGGTTGCCCGTGCCTTTGGTGTAAACGCTTCACTAATTCGTTTTTGGGAGAAAGAATTTGATGTGCTCCAACCTAAAAAAAATGCTAAGGGAAATAGAAAATTCACTCCCCAAGACATTAAAAACCTTCAATTGATATATCATTTGGTTAAAGAAAGAGGTTTTACTCTTGATGGTGCCAAAACCCACTTAAAAGAAGAAAAGCAGAAAACACTTTCTAATTTTGATATTATTCAAAAACTGGAACGCGTTAAAACTGAATTAAATAAAATCAAAGACCAATTATAA
- a CDS encoding LemA family protein encodes MKKGLIALIVIVAILIIGGFSLYSWGVSFNNTAVALKETSTKTWANVESAYQRRNDLIGNLVKTVQGAADFERGTLTDVIEARAKATSVNIDPTNITPEQLAQFNQAQSGLSGALSKLLVTVERYPDLKANQNFLELQSQLEGTENRINVARDRFNATVEPYNLHIKKFPNSILAGFLNFDELAYYKADAGSEDAPDVDFDFE; translated from the coding sequence ATGAAAAAAGGACTAATTGCATTAATCGTCATTGTAGCAATACTGATAATCGGCGGATTTAGCTTGTATTCCTGGGGCGTAAGCTTCAACAACACTGCCGTAGCATTAAAAGAAACATCTACAAAGACTTGGGCAAATGTGGAAAGTGCATACCAACGTAGAAATGACCTCATAGGCAATCTTGTAAAAACAGTACAAGGTGCTGCAGATTTTGAAAGAGGTACTTTAACGGATGTTATCGAAGCTAGAGCAAAAGCAACATCGGTCAATATTGACCCTACTAATATTACACCTGAGCAACTGGCACAATTCAACCAAGCACAAAGTGGATTAAGTGGTGCATTAAGTAAATTATTGGTAACCGTAGAACGCTACCCTGATCTTAAAGCAAACCAGAACTTTCTAGAGCTACAATCGCAATTAGAAGGTACAGAAAATAGAATTAACGTAGCAAGAGATAGATTCAACGCAACTGTAGAACCATACAACCTACACATTAAAAAATTCCCTAATTCTATATTGGCAGGTTTTCTAAACTTTGATGAACTAGCTTATTACAAAGCAGATGCCGGTTCAGAAGATGCACCTGATGTAGATTTTGATTTCGAATAA
- a CDS encoding M23 family metallopeptidase — translation MSKVKYYYDPDTLSYRKIEPEKSKRYRNIAFFILGSCLFGFLALILLLNTNLVNTPRELSLSREVKNYELQYELLNKKMEQIEEVLGNIEDRDNNIYRLYFEANPIPDEQRKAGFGGINRYKSLEGFNNSEMIVSTTKRLDIIKKQMAIQSKSLDEITKLAEEKEKLLMSIPAIQPINNEDLKRMASGYGWRSDPFTKARKMHYGMDFTAPKGTPIYAAGDGKITRADNNSSGYGKHIRIEHGYGYLSLYAHLSQYNVKKGQKVKRGDLIGFVGSTGRSEAPHLHYEVWKDNERINPMNFYYGSLSPEEFENMLKFANQENQSLD, via the coding sequence ATGTCTAAGGTAAAATACTATTACGACCCAGACACGCTGTCGTACCGTAAAATAGAACCCGAAAAATCTAAACGTTATAGAAATATAGCCTTCTTTATTTTGGGCTCATGCCTTTTTGGTTTTTTAGCGTTAATTCTCCTGCTTAACACCAATTTAGTCAATACACCAAGGGAACTTTCTTTATCTCGTGAAGTCAAAAATTACGAACTGCAGTACGAGCTCTTGAATAAGAAAATGGAACAAATTGAAGAGGTTCTAGGGAACATAGAAGATAGAGATAATAATATTTACCGCTTATATTTTGAAGCCAACCCTATACCAGATGAACAACGTAAAGCTGGTTTTGGCGGTATTAACCGATACAAATCTTTGGAAGGCTTTAATAATTCTGAAATGATCGTTTCTACTACAAAGAGACTGGATATCATTAAAAAACAAATGGCCATTCAATCTAAATCATTGGATGAGATTACGAAATTGGCTGAAGAAAAAGAAAAATTATTAATGTCGATACCTGCTATTCAGCCTATCAACAATGAAGATCTAAAACGTATGGCATCTGGATACGGATGGAGGTCCGATCCTTTTACCAAGGCCAGAAAAATGCATTACGGCATGGATTTTACCGCTCCAAAAGGTACACCTATATATGCTGCTGGAGATGGCAAAATTACTAGAGCAGACAACAACTCCTCTGGATACGGAAAACACATACGCATTGAACATGGATACGGATATTTAAGTCTTTATGCTCACCTAAGCCAATACAATGTTAAGAAAGGTCAAAAAGTAAAAAGGGGCGACCTTATAGGTTTTGTAGGAAGCACAGGTAGATCAGAGGCACCACACTTACATTACGAAGTATGGAAAGATAACGAGAGAATAAACCCTATGAATTTCTATTATGGTAGTTTATCGCCAGAAGAATTCGAAAACATGTTGAAATTCGCTAATCAAGAAAACCAATCATTGGATTAA
- the alaS gene encoding alanine--tRNA ligase — MNSKDTRTQFLNFFKGKEHKIVPSAPMVIKDDPTLLFTNAGMNQFKEYFLGISQPKSSRVVDTQKCLRVSGKHNDLEEVGKDTYHHTMFEMLGNWSFGDYFKEEAITWAWELLTEVLKIDKDSLYVSVFEGSDDADQLKLDSEAFDLWKGIVPEDRIIMGNKKDNFWEMGDQGPCGPCSEIHVDIRSKEEKAKVSGASLVNQDHPQVVEIWNLVFMQYNRKADGSLENLPAKHVDTGMGFERLCMVLQGVQSNYDTDIFTPLIREIETITDSDYGKNEEIDIAIRVISDHIRAVAFSIADGQLPSNTGAGYVIRRILRRAVRYGFTFLDIKEPFMFRLVSVLIKSLGDAYPELKEQKQLIENVIKEEEHSFLKTLDQGLLLLDTIIKNTKGKTVDGGKAFELYDTFGFPIDLTALILSEKGYQLDEAGFDAAMQQQKNRSKSASTISKEDWEVLQNDNEQEFVGYDMLDVEVKITKYRKVVSKKDGTQFQLVFNLTPFYAEGGGQVGDKGYLEDTHGDVVYITDTKKENNEIIHFAKNLPKHLDESFKAVVDKKQRNRTEANHTATHLLHQALREILGKHVEQKGSSVHSKYLRFDFSHFSKMTPEELQDVENFVNARIDGHLQLQEERNVPMKAAIADGAMALFGEKYGDAVRTIRFGQSIELCGGTHVKNTGDIWQFKIKSEGAVAAGIRRIEAITGDAVKDLHVDNDKLLSKIKVVLGNTQDPVKSVSSLQEENSSLKKQVAELLKDKAKNLKGDLLSELKEVNGVQFLAKEVDLDAAGIKDLSFEMGSNKDNLFLLFGTEQNGKALLSCYISKELVAAKGLNAGTIVRELGKYIQGGGGGQPFFATAGGKNPGGIADALAQAKSYLG; from the coding sequence ATGAATTCCAAAGATACAAGAACACAATTTCTGAATTTTTTCAAAGGTAAAGAACATAAAATAGTGCCTTCTGCACCTATGGTCATAAAAGATGACCCAACCTTGCTTTTTACAAATGCGGGTATGAATCAGTTTAAAGAATACTTTTTAGGTATAAGTCAGCCAAAAAGTTCTAGAGTGGTAGATACCCAAAAATGTTTACGTGTAAGTGGTAAACATAACGATTTGGAGGAGGTAGGTAAAGATACCTACCACCATACGATGTTTGAGATGTTGGGTAATTGGAGTTTTGGCGATTATTTTAAGGAAGAAGCCATTACCTGGGCTTGGGAGTTATTGACGGAAGTTCTTAAAATTGATAAGGACAGTTTATATGTGTCGGTTTTTGAAGGAAGTGATGATGCTGACCAATTAAAATTGGATAGTGAAGCTTTTGATCTTTGGAAAGGTATTGTGCCTGAAGATAGAATTATCATGGGCAACAAGAAAGATAACTTCTGGGAAATGGGCGATCAAGGCCCTTGTGGACCATGTTCTGAAATTCATGTAGATATTCGTTCAAAAGAAGAAAAAGCAAAAGTTTCTGGAGCAAGTTTGGTCAATCAAGATCATCCACAGGTAGTGGAGATTTGGAATCTGGTATTTATGCAATACAACCGTAAGGCAGATGGCTCTTTGGAAAATTTACCGGCTAAACATGTAGATACGGGTATGGGATTTGAGCGTCTTTGTATGGTGTTACAGGGAGTTCAAAGTAATTACGATACCGATATTTTTACCCCGTTAATTAGAGAAATAGAAACGATTACAGATTCTGATTACGGTAAAAATGAAGAAATTGATATAGCCATTCGCGTAATTAGTGATCACATACGTGCTGTTGCGTTTTCAATTGCAGATGGTCAGTTACCAAGCAATACAGGTGCAGGTTATGTAATAAGAAGAATATTAAGAAGGGCGGTCAGGTACGGATTCACATTTTTGGATATCAAAGAGCCTTTTATGTTTCGTTTGGTAAGTGTACTTATCAAATCTTTGGGTGATGCATACCCTGAATTAAAAGAACAAAAGCAACTTATTGAAAACGTAATTAAGGAAGAAGAGCACTCTTTCTTGAAAACCCTTGATCAAGGATTATTGCTATTAGATACGATCATAAAAAATACCAAAGGCAAAACAGTTGATGGCGGTAAAGCTTTTGAATTGTATGATACTTTCGGATTTCCTATAGATTTAACTGCTCTAATTCTAAGTGAAAAAGGATATCAATTAGATGAAGCGGGGTTTGATGCGGCTATGCAACAGCAGAAGAATAGATCAAAATCCGCATCAACAATATCTAAAGAAGATTGGGAAGTTTTACAGAACGATAACGAACAGGAGTTTGTTGGTTATGATATGCTAGATGTTGAAGTGAAAATTACAAAATACCGTAAAGTAGTTTCAAAAAAAGACGGTACTCAGTTTCAGTTGGTATTTAATCTAACTCCATTTTACGCAGAAGGTGGTGGTCAAGTTGGTGATAAAGGATATTTAGAGGATACTCATGGAGATGTAGTGTATATTACGGATACCAAGAAAGAGAATAATGAAATTATACATTTTGCCAAAAACCTGCCAAAGCATTTAGACGAGAGTTTTAAAGCTGTGGTTGATAAAAAACAGCGTAATAGAACAGAGGCAAACCATACGGCAACGCATTTGTTGCATCAGGCTTTGCGCGAAATTTTAGGAAAACATGTAGAACAAAAAGGATCTTCTGTACATTCTAAATATTTACGATTCGATTTTTCTCACTTCTCTAAAATGACACCAGAAGAATTGCAAGATGTAGAGAATTTTGTGAATGCTCGTATAGACGGACATTTACAACTTCAAGAAGAAAGAAATGTACCAATGAAAGCTGCAATTGCAGATGGTGCAATGGCATTGTTTGGAGAAAAATATGGAGACGCCGTTAGAACAATCCGTTTTGGTCAATCTATAGAATTGTGTGGTGGTACCCATGTAAAGAATACAGGTGATATCTGGCAATTTAAAATTAAGTCAGAAGGTGCAGTGGCTGCAGGTATACGAAGAATTGAGGCAATTACAGGCGACGCAGTTAAAGATTTGCATGTAGATAATGATAAGTTATTGTCGAAAATAAAAGTTGTTCTGGGTAATACTCAGGATCCTGTAAAATCGGTTTCAAGTCTTCAAGAAGAAAATAGCAGTCTAAAAAAGCAAGTAGCCGAATTGTTGAAAGACAAAGCGAAAAATCTAAAAGGTGATTTGTTATCAGAATTGAAAGAAGTTAATGGAGTTCAATTTTTAGCGAAAGAGGTAGATTTAGATGCGGCAGGTATAAAAGACCTTAGTTTTGAAATGGGCAGTAATAAAGATAATTTATTTTTGCTATTTGGTACCGAGCAAAATGGTAAAGCACTATTGTCATGTTATATATCTAAAGAACTGGTTGCGGCTAAAGGATTAAATGCAGGAACAATTGTTCGTGAGCTTGGTAAGTATATTCAAGGTGGTGGCGGTGGTCAACCTTTCTTTGCAACTGCGGGAGGTAAAAACCCTGGTGGTATAGCCGATGCTTTAGCGCAGGCTAAAAGTTATTTGGGGTAA
- a CDS encoding TPM domain-containing protein → MRYLKVSLIILFLWCTPSWSQFEIPEKPALQTSVYDYTNLLTDQQKVALSQKLVRYSDSTSTQIVITIIASTNGENINYLGANWGQKWGIGQEGKDNGILIILAENDRKVAISTGYGVEGSLTDALSKRIIENVILPEFRVGDYYGGLNKGSDVIFQVLNGEFQEDRTFGDNGGTPFSSLLPFIIFVVILFILWSRKNEDNDSNGGRRRGGLSPWDMIILSNMGRSSGSSGGFGSGRGGSFGGGGFGGGFGGGGFGGGGASGGW, encoded by the coding sequence ATGAGATATCTAAAGGTTAGCCTTATAATTCTTTTTCTTTGGTGCACTCCATCATGGAGCCAATTTGAGATACCTGAAAAACCGGCATTACAAACCAGTGTTTATGATTACACCAACCTTCTTACCGATCAGCAAAAAGTAGCTTTAAGCCAAAAACTGGTTCGATATTCAGATAGCACCTCAACACAGATTGTAATTACCATCATTGCGAGTACTAACGGTGAAAACATCAATTACCTTGGTGCAAACTGGGGTCAAAAATGGGGTATTGGCCAGGAAGGCAAAGACAATGGTATTCTCATAATTCTAGCTGAAAACGACAGAAAAGTCGCTATTAGCACAGGTTACGGTGTTGAAGGTTCTTTAACTGATGCACTTTCTAAACGAATCATTGAAAATGTAATTCTCCCTGAATTTAGAGTAGGAGATTATTACGGTGGACTTAACAAAGGTTCTGATGTCATTTTTCAAGTATTAAACGGCGAATTTCAAGAAGACAGAACTTTTGGTGATAACGGAGGCACTCCGTTTTCATCTCTTCTACCATTTATCATATTTGTAGTAATCCTCTTCATTCTTTGGAGTCGCAAAAATGAAGATAACGATAGTAATGGTGGCAGAAGACGCGGAGGCTTAAGTCCGTGGGATATGATTATTCTCAGCAACATGGGTCGCTCAAGCGGTTCTAGTGGCGGATTCGGTAGCGGCAGAGGCGGAAGCTTTGGTGGTGGCGGATTCGGAGGAGGTTTCGGCGGCGGCGGCTTTGGCGGCGGCGGCGCTTCTGGAGGGTGGTAG
- a CDS encoding alanine/glycine:cation symporter family protein encodes MDTINDFIASALPYTEWPMFLLLIGGGLFLVFYSKLMPYRFFGHAIAITAGKYDNSKSKGEVSSFQALSAAVAATVGLGNISGVAIAIHDGGPGVVFWIWMTALIGMCIKFYSCSLAIMYRGTDSDGKMQGGPMYYITKGLGEKAKPLAIFFAVCGLFGFLGVFTANQFTETFMSVVDPGSTIIEMSDENWKWTIGLILAVVTSFVIFGGLTKIAKVASAIVPFMVAVYLIAVIAVMAMNSSQIMPALKMIFTEAWNFKSLATGGFWGLVIIGVRRAMFSNEAGLGSAPMYHGQSKNDEPIREGLVAMLGPFIDTILVCTFTAIVIILSGAYLEDSSGIVMTLSAFERTLFGWGDVLLMVIVTAFALSTLFTYSYYGVKSLSFLTNAKIGKFYNWYFVIMIVFAAVASLELVKNLIDLSYALMVIPNMIAVLLLAPKVNVELKKYILKYRDGRS; translated from the coding sequence ATGGATACAATTAACGATTTTATAGCCAGTGCATTACCTTATACGGAGTGGCCAATGTTTCTTTTATTGATAGGAGGCGGACTCTTTTTGGTTTTTTATTCCAAATTAATGCCCTATCGTTTTTTCGGTCATGCCATCGCAATTACTGCAGGTAAATACGATAATTCTAAATCTAAGGGAGAGGTAAGTTCTTTTCAAGCTTTGTCGGCTGCAGTTGCGGCAACAGTCGGTTTAGGTAATATATCAGGAGTTGCCATTGCAATACATGATGGTGGTCCAGGAGTAGTATTTTGGATATGGATGACCGCATTAATAGGTATGTGTATCAAGTTTTATTCCTGTAGTTTGGCAATTATGTATCGAGGTACCGATTCTGACGGAAAAATGCAGGGAGGTCCTATGTACTATATCACAAAAGGTCTGGGTGAAAAGGCTAAGCCGTTAGCTATATTTTTTGCAGTATGCGGACTTTTCGGGTTTTTAGGTGTTTTCACGGCGAACCAGTTTACAGAAACATTTATGAGTGTAGTTGATCCTGGGTCAACAATAATAGAAATGAGCGATGAGAATTGGAAATGGACCATAGGGCTTATATTGGCGGTAGTAACCTCATTTGTAATTTTCGGCGGATTGACAAAGATTGCGAAAGTGGCTTCAGCAATTGTGCCATTTATGGTGGCAGTGTATTTAATTGCCGTAATAGCTGTCATGGCTATGAATTCCAGTCAAATAATGCCAGCTTTAAAAATGATATTTACAGAAGCTTGGAACTTTAAATCTTTGGCTACGGGCGGATTTTGGGGTCTTGTAATTATTGGTGTTCGTAGGGCCATGTTTTCAAATGAAGCAGGTTTGGGTAGCGCACCAATGTATCATGGGCAATCTAAGAATGATGAACCAATTCGAGAGGGGTTGGTTGCCATGTTAGGTCCGTTTATAGATACCATTCTAGTATGTACATTTACTGCAATTGTTATCATATTAAGCGGTGCATATTTAGAAGATTCTAGCGGAATAGTAATGACGTTATCGGCTTTTGAAAGAACCTTATTTGGTTGGGGAGATGTATTGTTAATGGTCATTGTTACTGCCTTTGCATTGTCTACCTTATTTACTTATTCGTATTACGGCGTTAAATCTTTGTCTTTCTTGACCAATGCTAAAATCGGTAAGTTTTACAATTGGTATTTTGTGATTATGATTGTCTTCGCTGCAGTAGCATCATTAGAGTTGGTAAAGAATTTAATTGATTTGTCGTACGCACTAATGGTGATACCTAATATGATTGCCGTACTTTTGTTGGCCCCAAAGGTAAATGTGGAATTGAAGAAATATATATTAAAGTATAGAGATGGCAGATCATAA
- a CDS encoding acetyltransferase — MHNVIIFGASSHGSVVLDCLEKEDKFNVIGFVDSFKPKGSLVNGYQVLGSEYDLPYLMSRLNIEGGIVAVGDNWIRKKVVDKILEIIPGFNFVNTIHPKAIIGKDVVIGSGNVIMPGAIVNANSILHDFCILNSNSILEHDCEIGDYASLAPSSCCGGNVFVGSFSSICLGASVVNGIEIGEHSVIGAGALVVSHFGDKLIAYGSPAQFVRSREIGEPYLSTIKKRYFSNLASLEDIV; from the coding sequence ATGCATAATGTGATTATTTTTGGAGCCTCAAGCCATGGCAGTGTAGTTTTAGATTGCTTAGAGAAAGAGGATAAATTCAATGTAATTGGATTTGTAGATTCATTTAAACCTAAAGGTTCATTGGTAAATGGTTACCAAGTATTAGGTAGTGAGTATGATCTTCCATATTTAATGAGTAGATTAAATATAGAAGGAGGAATTGTTGCTGTGGGTGATAATTGGATTAGGAAAAAAGTAGTAGATAAAATACTTGAAATAATTCCTGGATTTAATTTTGTAAATACGATTCATCCTAAAGCGATCATTGGCAAAGATGTTGTTATTGGGTCTGGTAATGTTATAATGCCAGGAGCAATTGTAAATGCAAATTCAATACTTCATGATTTTTGCATTTTAAATTCTAATTCAATACTAGAACATGACTGTGAAATTGGAGACTATGCCAGTCTTGCTCCTTCGTCTTGTTGTGGTGGCAATGTGTTTGTTGGTAGTTTTTCATCTATTTGCTTAGGGGCTTCAGTTGTTAATGGTATTGAAATAGGGGAGCATTCTGTTATTGGCGCAGGTGCATTGGTTGTTAGCCATTTTGGAGATAAACTTATAGCCTATGGCTCTCCGGCACAGTTTGTTAGAAGTAGAGAAATAGGTGAGCCTTATCTGTCCACAATCAAAAAGAGGTATTTTTCTAATTTAGCATCTTTAGAAGATATAGTGTAG